The window CCCAACTCTCTCCCTGTCAGTGCTCCAGCGTCCGTCGTGCTCACCTCGCCCACCCTTCTCCCACGTGTGCCCCAACGCCTGGGTCGGTTTCCAAGggaaatgctattatttctCGGACACGGAGAGCgattggaacagcagcagggagcactgccaCCGCCTCGGAGCTTCCCTGGCCACCATAGAGACGGAGGAGGAGATGGTGAGAGCGGGGCGTGAGCCCCAGTGCCAACACGGGGGTGGGAAACCTACAATTGTGAGGCCGCACGAACTCCTCCCGGTGCCCCCAATTGGCCCCATGCCAAAGTCACGAGGAGATGCCTTTGGCGAAAGCAtcgggctgtgctgggacagtGTCAAGTGCTCATCTCCCCCCCTCCCGGCACCCTCCCGTTGCCGTCTTTATCTGCGCACCTCCAGGGGAGGGTTTCGTCCACACCATTACCAACACAGCATTGCACCAATATGAGTGCAGCGCCTTGCAGCGAGGTGGGACCTGagatgtggggaggggatgggatgtgTTCCAACGGCTCCAATCACACCTGGTTTTGTTCATAGGGATTCATGCTGCAGTACCAGGGCCCGGAAGACCACTGGattgggctgcacagggcagaagGGGCCGAGCACTGGACATGGGCCGATGGCAGCACCTTCAGCAACTGGTCAGTGTGTGCGTCCGTCTGTCGGGGTGCGATCTCTTATGGGGTCTGTTTGGGATGGGgtttcccattctcctccctcctgtgctcaggtttgagctgcgaggcggAGGCCGATGTGCGTACCTGAATGGGGACAGGATCAGCTCAGCCCTCTGCCACAGTGAGAAGTTCTGGGTGTGCAGCAGAGCCGACAGCTACGTCCGCTGGAGGAAAGAGACAAATCTGCAGTGACGGATCCCATCCCAGGCAGCTCGTGCCAACGCTGCTGGGCACTGCCATGCCATCCGTGTGTGCTGGAATCTGcctctttccagcactgctaCACTTGTGTTTACATGGACTCCAGCACTCCTGCAGTTGCTCCTGTATGGAGtcagccagctgtgctgctcgcTGTCTCTCAGGAAACTCATCTGTTGCACTGTGCCTTAAGGGGGGGTCCTTggagggtccttacagatcacagccCCACGGGACGGTTGGGTGTGCAGCTGACGATTCTGCACGGTTCTCTCCACTTACACTATTACCGTCATCGTTATTGTTATTACGATTATTGTTATTGCAAGTCTGCATTTATTACCCTTCCTATCATTATGTTCGGCATTATTTCCTTTACCGTTTCTACTCCCGTTTATTAACAGTCCCTGCCACAATTCCCCTCCTCTACTGCCCAACTCCCCCTTTCATCGCTACTTTTCGTTCTTGTCCCATTATTAGCAATATGAACGTCATTACCGTTATCAGTGCCTCGATTCCCATTATCACCGTTTGCATTTCCTATTTTCGATTATTACCTCGATATTAATAGCTGTAACATTTCTCTCATTTCCACCCCAATTTTACCACTACGtttaatactgtttttcctCACACTAATACTACTCATGCCTTCCTGATGGACTTTATTAAGTGCCCTTCCCACAATACCACcgttttattattactttatgTAGTTCTGATCATTATCtgattat of the Gallus gallus isolate bGalGal1 chromosome 1, bGalGal1.mat.broiler.GRCg7b, whole genome shotgun sequence genome contains:
- the LOC121109244 gene encoding C-type lectin domain family 2 member B-like isoform X1, whose protein sequence is MRLFFSFPPRSLREVLAKKSDPPGPLCPQPDPSLLLSPHTMGAAPHLHDAKEEKERLSPSPPREATVQPGEEEVRAQRGSGCSELRQNRRRVLCVALCAVPCILVSALVAVIVLQRPSCSPRPPFSHVCPNAWVGFQGKCYYFSDTESDWNSSREHCHRLGASLATIETEEEMGFMLQYQGPEDHWIGLHRAEGAEHWTWADGSTFSNWFELRGGGRCAYLNGDRISSALCHSEKFWVCSRADSYVRWRKETNLQ
- the LOC121109244 gene encoding C-type lectin domain family 2 member D-like isoform X2, with translation MLEVFSSRADCVTHELLSVWPGSGCSELRQNRRRVLCVALCAVPCILVSALVAVIVLQRPSCSPRPPFSHVCPNAWVGFQGKCYYFSDTESDWNSSREHCHRLGASLATIETEEEMGFMLQYQGPEDHWIGLHRAEGAEHWTWADGSTFSNWFELRGGGRCAYLNGDRISSALCHSEKFWVCSRADSYVRWRKETNLQ